The following nucleotide sequence is from uncultured Campylobacter sp..
CGGTATTGGCGCAGCTACCCATACTGATAACCCATTTAGGCTCTGGCATCGCGTCGTATAGGCGGCGCGTAAACTCGGCGTGCTTTTTGCTAAGCGTGCCTGCGATTATCATCACATCCGATTGCTTGGCGCTTGCGCGAAATATCGTGCCGAAGCGGTCAAAGTCAAATCTGCCCGCGCCCGCCGCCATCATCTCGATCGCGCAGCACGCAAGCCCGTACGTCATCGCCCACAAAGAGTTGCTCCTGCCCCACGCGATCAGTTTATCGACGGTGGTAAGAACTACGGGAAGCCCGTTTTCGCGCGCGTAGTTTATCTTATGCTCTGCCAATTTAGCGCTCCTTTTTTCCAGGCGTAGATGAAACCGATACCTAATAATACGATGAAAAACGCCATCTCTATAAGCCCGAACACGCCTAAAATTTTAAAATTTACCGCCCACGGAAACATAAAGATAATCTCGACGTCAAAAAGTATGAAAAGCACGGCTATCAAAAAAAAGTGGGAGTTCATTCGGTTGGGCTGTTTGACGGCTTCGGGGCCGCTTTCGTAAATTTCGCCCTTGAGCCGCTCGTCGCGTCTATCTGCCAAACGCGAACCTACCAAAGAGGATAGTTTAACGATGAGCGAAAAGACGCAAAAAGCCAGGATTAGCATTACGAATATTCCGAAATATGGGCTTTGCAGCGGAATTCTAGACATTTTTCGCCTCGGTTTTAAAATTTAATGTGGATTGTAACGAAGTATTGATTTAATAAAGCTTAGCGCGCGCCACTAAATTCGCTTTTAAAATTAAAATTTATATACCTCGCCCGTGCGATTTAGTGGGGATTAAGGCGCGTGTGGTAAAATTTCGCGGATTTTAAGGGAGAGCTATGAAATCTAGCAAGATAAGTCTCATTTTCTACGGCATATTCTGCGGCGTAACAATCTATTTTCTTATCTGGGGATTCGGTTTTATAGGAAGCGGCGATAAAATGCTATTTTTAGTTTCGGTATTTTTGGGCATCTTTATGGCCTTTAATATCGGCGGAAACGACGTGGCAAATTCCTTCGGCACTAGCGTCGGAAGCGGCACTCTTAGCATCGCGCAAGCCCTTTGTATCGCGGCGGTATTTGAAGCAAGCGGCGCGGTAATCGCAGGCGGCGAAGTAACCTCGACGATCCGCAGCGGCATAATCGATCTTAGCAAAATGGACGTGCATCCGAGAGACTTTATCTACGTAATGATGAGCGCGCTTTTTGCGGCGGGGGCATGGTTGCTTTTTGCCAGCAGAAAGGGTTTGCCCGTATCCACTACTCATGCGATCATCGGCGGTATCGTGGGCTCGGGGCTTACGCTAGGCGCCCTGCTTAATACCGCAGAGGCTTCCGCATTGTGGCTCGTGCAGTGGGATAAGATCGGCAAAATAGCGATCTCCTGGGTACTCTCGCCGATTTTGGGCGGAGTGATCTCCTTTGGAATTTTCTGGCTCATCAAACATTACATTTTGGATTACAACCGCTACGCTCAAATAAAGATCGACCGCATAAAGCGCGAAAAAAAATCCCTCCGCAAGCTGCATAAAAAGACCTTCGAGACCCTGGACGACATCCAAAAGATCGCCTATGCAGAGGCGCTAAATCACGATATCTACGCGATGCGCGATCCCGATTTTGATCCAAGTGAGCTGGATAGCGAGTACTATAAAAAGGTAATCGAGCTTGACGCTAAAAAAGAGAAGCTAAAATCCCACAAGGCCCTAGAGTACGGAATCCCTGCCGTAGCGGGCATCGGAGCCTTCGTAATCTCGGCGATGCTGATATTTAAGGGGCTGCATAATCTAAATTTCGGGCTTACAAATTTTTACAACTACCTCATCATCGGTATGTCGACGCTAATTACCTGGCTTTTGATGTTTATTTTCGCTAAAACCCTGCGCCGCTCAAATTTAAACAAATCTGCGTTTTTGATGTTTAGCTGGCTGCAGGTACTCACTGCTAGCGGCTTTGCCTTTTCGCACGGCAGCAACGACATCGCAAACGCCGTGGGTCCGTTTGCCGCCATCATCGATACGATGGCTACGAATAGTATCAATCCCTCCACTCCCGTGCCGCAGCAGATTATGATAATGTTCGCAGTAGCCCTCATAGCAGGGCTTTGGTTCATCGGCAAAGAGGTAATCGCCACCGTAGGTACCAATCTTACGAAAATCCACCCGGCCTCGGGCTTTAGCGCCGAGCTCGCAAGCGCCGTCGTCGTCATGGCGGCATCGGTGCTGGGGCTTCCGATCTCCTCGACCCACGTGCTAATCGGCGCGATTTTAGGCATCGGCTTGGTAAATCGCAGCACGAACTGGTCGCTGATGAAGCCGATCGGGCTAGCGTGGATCATCACCCTGCCCGTCTCGGCGCTGCTTTCGGCGTTTGCATTCGTGCTTTTGCGCCACGTATTTTAGGCTAAATTTAAAGATCCGCTCCCCGAAATTTTAAAATTTCGCAAAATTCTACGCAGGCTAAATTTTAAAATTTTACGGCGGCGAACCGAGTAAATTTTACAGCTCCTCTTGCGACGCGCTACAGCGCAAAACCGGCTCGCAGCGGCGCAGATCCCGCCTGCGCGCCCCGTAAAAATTTAATAAAATTTTAGCTACAATCGCCCTTTTAAATTTAGGAAAGCTATGAGTAAATTTGAAATTTTCAGATCCACCCTTGCCGTGATGATGGGCTACGTGCCGCTGGGGCTGGCGTTTGGCATCTACGGCATTAGCCAGGATCTGCCCGTCTGGGCTCTGACGCTAACCTCACTGCTGATCTACGCAGGCAGCGTGGAGTTCGTGCTGATCGCCTTCATCGTAACCCACGCCTCGCTCGTAGATACCTTCGTCGTGGCGTTTTTGCTAAATTTCCGCCATTTTTTCTACACCATGTCGCTGCTGGACGAGCTGCGCTTCGTGCGCCATAAAATTTACGCCGTATATGCCCTTACGGATGAAACCTTTGCGCTGCTAAAAGCGCGTGCATTTTTGCGCCCCGAGGAGCTTAGCGGCGAGCGACCCGTAACGCCGTGATAAATCTCATATAAAAGGTAAAAAAGTGAGATTGATAAAAAATGCGGAGCGAATAGCGATTTGGGCGATATTTGTAAGCATATAGGGTTGAGGTAAAAAATGAGAAACTAAAATGCGAATTTTGCAATTTTCGCGCATTTTTTTCACATTTTTGAAAACGAGCCCTAGGGGGCTTAAAAATAGCTTCAAAGTTTTTTCAAAAAGCTTCAAAATCCCTAAAAATAGGCTTCAAATCACGCAGCGCAAAACCTTGCCGACGATTTGTACTCGGATCTCGTCGTTCGGTCCTATCTCATAGCTGCGGTATTCTTGATTGACGCTATTAACAAAAAGCGTGCCGTTTGGGTGCTTTTGTAGCAATTTTACCATAAAATTTCCGCCGAAATCTATGATATAAAGTCCATCCCCATCGAAGCTCGGCCCCATGCGTGCTATAACCCAGCTATCCGGATAAAGCATCGGTATCATCGAATATCCGACGACTTTGAGGCAGCGGATATTATGCTCGTTTACGGGTAAATTAAAAAGCATCCGAGAAAAAGGCACGAGCACGTCCGTATCGTATACTTCGACGCCTTCGATATCGACGCTCTCGCCCGCACCGACGGCCGAGCTCAGCTTACGGATGAAAATTTGATCCTCTGCGATCTGCTCTTTTTGTGACCTTTTAAGGTTTGCGGGACTAAGGGACAAATTGGGGGACGACTTATGGACACTTATGGACAAACCATTGGACATCTTGTCGTTTAAAAAATAAGATATATTTACACCAAACGCAGAAGCTATTTTTTCTAAATTTAGTTGTGTAATATTTCCTTTGCCGCTTTCATATAATTGTATGCTGGACTTGCCAACACCTGATTTTTCAGCCAAATCGCCTTGCGTCCATTCTTTATTTTCTCGCAAAGACCTAATCTTTTGTGCTAAATTCATAAAATCCCCTTGACAAACCTAATAAATTAGATTATAATTTCGACATCTATACCAAAATTATATCAAAGGAAGCTTAAACGATGATAGATTTTATCGGTAACGTAAAAAGCGGCGGGGTAGCGGAGCAAATCCAAATCAAGACAAATAAAACTCTAAAGCGTTTTTGTCGCGAGAATAACCTAAGCTATAGTAGCATTTTAAACGGGTACTACTCCAAAAAAGCCAAGAATACTTTTAAAAAAGTCGGGATAAAAGTAGCCTAATATGTGGGTAACCAGTAAGCATGCGGCGAAAATTTTGAGCGTCAAATATGACGCTCTGATGAAAGCTGCTAAGCGTGCGGAAAAGGCAGGCAAAAAATTTTGCTCGATAAAACCTAATATATTATGTTTTACCTACACCGATGGCATCGGTCGCGGTGGCAAAACCCTTCAAATTTGGATTGATGATAATCTGATAAACGACGAAAACAGCGAAATTGCACAGCAAAGCGCGCCCGCTCCCATTAAAAATAGCGCGGGGAGCGAAGATAAATGCCTGGAGCCCGCG
It contains:
- a CDS encoding NADH-quinone oxidoreductase subunit B family protein codes for the protein MAEHKINYARENGLPVVLTTVDKLIAWGRSNSLWAMTYGLACCAIEMMAAGAGRFDFDRFGTIFRASAKQSDVMIIAGTLSKKHAEFTRRLYDAMPEPKWVISMGSCANTGGMFNTYATVQGCDRIVPVDIYLPGCAPRPETLQFAMMVLQKKIRTQTPRRA
- a CDS encoding NAD(P)H-quinone oxidoreductase subunit 3; translated protein: MSRIPLQSPYFGIFVMLILAFCVFSLIVKLSSLVGSRLADRRDERLKGEIYESGPEAVKQPNRMNSHFFLIAVLFILFDVEIIFMFPWAVNFKILGVFGLIEMAFFIVLLGIGFIYAWKKGALNWQSIR
- a CDS encoding anion permease — its product is MKSSKISLIFYGIFCGVTIYFLIWGFGFIGSGDKMLFLVSVFLGIFMAFNIGGNDVANSFGTSVGSGTLSIAQALCIAAVFEASGAVIAGGEVTSTIRSGIIDLSKMDVHPRDFIYVMMSALFAAGAWLLFASRKGLPVSTTHAIIGGIVGSGLTLGALLNTAEASALWLVQWDKIGKIAISWVLSPILGGVISFGIFWLIKHYILDYNRYAQIKIDRIKREKKSLRKLHKKTFETLDDIQKIAYAEALNHDIYAMRDPDFDPSELDSEYYKKVIELDAKKEKLKSHKALEYGIPAVAGIGAFVISAMLIFKGLHNLNFGLTNFYNYLIIGMSTLITWLLMFIFAKTLRRSNLNKSAFLMFSWLQVLTASGFAFSHGSNDIANAVGPFAAIIDTMATNSINPSTPVPQQIMIMFAVALIAGLWFIGKEVIATVGTNLTKIHPASGFSAELASAVVVMAASVLGLPISSTHVLIGAILGIGLVNRSTNWSLMKPIGLAWIITLPVSALLSAFAFVLLRHVF
- a CDS encoding AzlC family ABC transporter permease, with product MSKFEIFRSTLAVMMGYVPLGLAFGIYGISQDLPVWALTLTSLLIYAGSVEFVLIAFIVTHASLVDTFVVAFLLNFRHFFYTMSLLDELRFVRHKIYAVYALTDETFALLKARAFLRPEELSGERPVTP
- a CDS encoding LexA family transcriptional regulator; its protein translation is MNLAQKIRSLRENKEWTQGDLAEKSGVGKSSIQLYESGKGNITQLNLEKIASAFGVNISYFLNDKMSNGLSISVHKSSPNLSLSPANLKRSQKEQIAEDQIFIRKLSSAVGAGESVDIEGVEVYDTDVLVPFSRMLFNLPVNEHNIRCLKVVGYSMIPMLYPDSWVIARMGPSFDGDGLYIIDFGGNFMVKLLQKHPNGTLFVNSVNQEYRSYEIGPNDEIRVQIVGKVLRCVI